One Leptolyngbya ohadii IS1 genomic window carries:
- a CDS encoding ABC transporter ATP-binding protein — protein MLRIENVYKRFKNGFIALDNLNLQIQPGEIVSLIGTSGCGKSTLLRLIAGLDHPTTGTVSIDHETIAAPHPEVGIIFQEPRLMPWLTVWDNVRFGLEKMTRDQQTHRVASTLAKVGLTEFAQALPRQLSGGMAQRVAIARALVTQPSILLLDEPFSALDAFTRMKLQDHLLHIWSEDRPTLIFVTHDVEEALVMSDRIIVMRGNPGRIHREFRLGLPRPRKRTEPDLQHWKERLLAELDLSLEDLPSVKPSINFPLTQSIF, from the coding sequence ATGCTGCGGATCGAGAACGTCTACAAGCGATTTAAAAATGGGTTCATTGCGCTGGACAATCTGAACCTTCAAATTCAGCCTGGAGAAATCGTCAGCCTGATTGGAACGAGCGGCTGCGGCAAAAGTACCCTGCTGCGCCTGATTGCCGGACTGGATCACCCCACCACCGGGACGGTTTCGATCGACCATGAGACGATCGCTGCTCCTCATCCGGAAGTCGGCATTATTTTCCAGGAACCTCGCCTGATGCCCTGGCTCACCGTTTGGGACAATGTGCGGTTTGGTCTGGAAAAGATGACTCGTGACCAGCAAACGCACCGGGTTGCCTCAACGCTGGCAAAAGTGGGACTCACTGAATTCGCCCAGGCTCTACCGCGTCAGCTTTCGGGTGGCATGGCTCAGAGAGTGGCGATCGCCCGTGCCCTGGTGACTCAGCCTTCGATCCTGCTGCTGGATGAGCCGTTTAGTGCTCTGGATGCCTTTACCCGCATGAAGCTTCAGGATCACCTGCTGCACATCTGGAGCGAAGACCGTCCGACGCTGATTTTCGTCACGCATGATGTGGAAGAAGCTCTGGTAATGAGCGATCGCATTATTGTGATGCGCGGCAATCCCGGACGAATCCACCGAGAATTTAGGCTAGGTCTCCCTCGTCCCCGCAAACGGACTGAACCCGACCTCCAGCACTGGAAAGAACGTCTGCTCGCTGAGCTGGATCTTTCCCTCGAAGACCTCCCATCCGTCAAACCCTCAATTAATTTTCCTCTCACCCAATCTATCTTCTAA
- a CDS encoding acyl-CoA dehydrogenase family protein: MQLLPPKSTTADYLAQAEALAAEFAQTAIERDKAGGTPLAERNRLRESGLLGLIIPQEYGGLGQGWDTVMQITRKFAAVDSSIAHIFSYHHLGVASPHIFGSIEQGKRYYSLTAKNNWIWCNGFNPLDRRVILTPEGDHFRVNGVKSFCSGSIDSDLIPVSTVQDGVEGFRIAIVPTQREGVTVNQDWDNMGQRQTDSGSITFNHVFLAADEILTPDPDRAIFKTFRSCLTQITFTNIYLGITLGAFAAAKEYTQTSTRAWLTSGVDKATEDPYILQHYGEMWMNLEAATLLTDRATQLVQTAWEKQENLTAAERGECAIAIATAKAFVTKLGLELTSKIFDVMGTRSTASRYGFDRYWRNLRTFTLHDPVDYKVKAIGDWALNDRLPIPDFYS; encoded by the coding sequence ATGCAACTTCTCCCTCCCAAGTCCACCACTGCCGACTACCTCGCCCAAGCCGAAGCCCTTGCCGCCGAATTTGCCCAAACCGCGATCGAACGGGATAAGGCAGGCGGAACTCCACTGGCAGAGCGCAATCGTTTGCGGGAAAGCGGTTTGCTGGGGCTAATTATTCCGCAGGAGTACGGGGGATTGGGGCAAGGGTGGGACACGGTAATGCAGATTACCCGCAAGTTTGCCGCAGTCGATAGCTCGATCGCTCACATTTTTTCCTATCACCATCTGGGGGTTGCTTCCCCGCATATCTTTGGCAGTATTGAGCAGGGCAAACGCTATTACAGCCTGACTGCAAAGAATAACTGGATCTGGTGCAATGGGTTTAATCCGCTCGATCGCAGGGTAATTCTGACTCCCGAAGGCGATCATTTTCGCGTCAACGGCGTGAAGAGTTTCTGTTCCGGTTCGATTGATTCTGATTTGATTCCGGTTAGTACCGTGCAGGACGGCGTTGAGGGTTTCCGGATTGCGATCGTCCCCACCCAGCGAGAGGGGGTCACGGTGAATCAGGATTGGGACAACATGGGACAGCGGCAGACTGACAGCGGCAGTATTACGTTCAACCACGTATTCCTTGCAGCCGATGAGATTCTGACTCCCGATCCCGATCGCGCTATCTTCAAAACCTTTCGCTCCTGTTTAACCCAGATTACCTTCACGAATATCTACCTGGGCATTACTTTAGGGGCGTTTGCCGCTGCAAAAGAATATACCCAAACCAGCACCCGCGCTTGGCTTACCTCTGGCGTTGACAAGGCAACCGAAGATCCCTACATTCTTCAGCACTACGGCGAAATGTGGATGAATCTGGAAGCTGCCACTCTTCTGACCGATCGCGCCACCCAGCTTGTCCAAACCGCCTGGGAGAAACAGGAAAATCTCACTGCCGCCGAACGGGGAGAATGTGCAATCGCCATTGCCACCGCCAAAGCCTTTGTTACCAAATTGGGATTAGAGCTGACCAGCAAAATCTTCGATGTGATGGGAACGCGATCGACCGCTTCTCGTTATGGATTCGATCGCTACTGGCGAAATCTTCGCACATTCACGCTGCACGATCCAGTGGATTACAAAGTGAAAGCAATCGGCGACTGGGCGTTGAACGATCGACTTCCCATTCCAGACTTTTATTCGTAG